In a genomic window of Streptomyces noursei ATCC 11455:
- a CDS encoding beta-ketoacyl-[acyl-carrier-protein] synthase family protein, with amino-acid sequence MSTPANDAGLAVTGIGLVTPAGSGTAATWDGVCAGHGTAAQDPQLAGLPVGFSCRVPGFDPRTQVPGARPWQYDRCTQFALAAAHEAVTAAGLDPSAWNAARVAIVLGSAAGGVGTYEDQLRKLDDAGPRAVSPLTLPAFLPNMAAGQLAIALGARGPVLHTATACASGASAVALAALLLSAGACDIAVAGGADAMVTPLCAAAFARMGALSRRHDAPDRASRPFDADRDGFVLGEGAGVLVLERAADAAARRAPVQARLVGHGISADAHHPVAPDPEGRGLRLAVQEALRAAGATPQDIDHINAHGTSTPLNDRAEAATLAQLFGAAGPSVTSTKGVLGHTMGAAGAIEAALTALTVKHQLVPPTANFRHPDPGAPALDLVTGRPRGQTIRLALSNSLGFGGHATVLAFRPAA; translated from the coding sequence GTGAGCACCCCCGCCAACGACGCGGGTCTCGCGGTCACCGGAATCGGCCTGGTCACCCCGGCCGGTTCCGGCACCGCGGCGACCTGGGACGGGGTCTGCGCCGGCCACGGGACCGCGGCGCAGGACCCGCAACTGGCCGGTCTGCCGGTCGGGTTCTCCTGCCGCGTCCCCGGCTTCGACCCGCGCACCCAGGTGCCCGGCGCCCGGCCCTGGCAGTACGACCGCTGCACCCAGTTCGCGCTGGCCGCCGCCCACGAGGCGGTCACCGCGGCCGGGCTGGACCCGTCCGCCTGGAACGCCGCCCGCGTCGCGATCGTCCTGGGCTCCGCGGCCGGCGGCGTGGGCACCTACGAGGACCAACTCCGCAAACTCGACGACGCCGGCCCCCGGGCCGTCTCCCCGCTCACCCTCCCCGCCTTCCTGCCCAACATGGCCGCCGGTCAGCTGGCCATCGCGCTCGGCGCCCGGGGCCCGGTCCTGCACACCGCGACGGCCTGCGCGTCGGGCGCCTCCGCGGTGGCGCTGGCCGCGCTGCTGCTGTCCGCCGGTGCCTGCGACATCGCCGTGGCCGGCGGCGCCGACGCCATGGTCACGCCGCTGTGCGCCGCCGCCTTCGCCCGCATGGGTGCGCTCTCCCGCCGCCACGACGCCCCCGACCGGGCGTCCCGCCCCTTCGACGCCGATCGGGACGGGTTCGTGCTCGGCGAGGGCGCGGGCGTCCTGGTGCTGGAGCGCGCCGCGGACGCCGCGGCCCGCCGCGCCCCGGTGCAGGCGCGCCTCGTCGGCCACGGCATCTCCGCCGACGCTCACCACCCGGTGGCCCCTGACCCGGAGGGCCGGGGCCTGCGGCTGGCCGTCCAGGAGGCGCTGCGCGCCGCCGGCGCCACCCCACAGGACATCGACCACATCAACGCCCACGGCACCAGCACCCCCCTCAACGACCGTGCGGAAGCCGCGACGCTGGCGCAGCTCTTCGGGGCCGCGGGGCCCTCGGTGACCTCGACCAAGGGCGTGCTGGGCCACACCATGGGCGCCGCCGGTGCGATCGAGGCCGCACTGACCGCGCTGACCGTCAAACACCAACTCGTCCCGCCCACCGCCAACTTCCGACATCCCGACCCCGGTGCCCCCGCCCTCGACCTCGTCACCGGCCGCCCCCGCGGCCAGACCATCCGCCTCGCGCTCAGCAACTCCCTGGGCTTCGGCGGCCATGCCACGGTGCTCGCCTTCCGACCGGCCGCCTGA
- a CDS encoding acyl carrier protein — protein sequence MDPVYDHLVTILTDKFEVDAKEIRPDITLAALELDSLAVVELYVTLQEHWGVPLDEDDSAAELTLEQVAQAVTTQLSADGAPADRGGAPR from the coding sequence ATGGACCCTGTCTACGACCACCTCGTGACCATCCTCACCGACAAGTTCGAGGTGGACGCCAAGGAGATCCGCCCCGACATCACCCTCGCCGCCCTGGAACTCGACTCGCTCGCCGTCGTCGAGCTCTACGTCACCCTCCAGGAACACTGGGGCGTCCCGCTGGACGAGGACGACTCCGCCGCGGAACTCACCCTGGAACAGGTGGCGCAGGCCGTGACGACCCAGCTGTCCGCCGACGGTGCCCCCGCCGACCGGGGAGGAGCCCCGCGGTGA
- a CDS encoding beta-ketoacyl-ACP synthase III: protein MTRVSPTAVLDGIGSCLPPRVLTNEDVRRRGVLDTSDEWIRSRTGIARRREAADDTSTGDLAVAAGRAAQESAQARADLVLVATTTPDRRCPATAPEVAQRLGLGTVPAFDLAAVCSGFLYGLVVATALIRTGVCSRPLVIGAETYSRIIDPLDRDTAVIFGDGAGAVLLRAGDRAEPGAVAATDWGSDGAGSDLIAIAAGGARLPDPARRLCREDHYFRMRGREVYGQAVRRMTESSLAVLATTGWPPAAVGAFIGHQANQRILDSVADRLGIPPRHRYGNLRDIGNTAAASIPLALADTAAQHRIRPGTPTLLTAFGGGLTWASAALTWPAARPLARLPEPRTTSAKTRPAHRRNPSWTLSTTTS from the coding sequence ATGACTAGGGTGAGCCCGACAGCCGTGCTCGACGGCATCGGCAGCTGCCTGCCACCGCGGGTGCTGACCAACGAGGACGTCCGGCGCCGCGGCGTCCTGGACACCAGCGACGAGTGGATCCGTTCCCGCACCGGCATCGCCCGGCGCCGGGAGGCCGCGGACGACACCAGCACCGGCGACCTCGCGGTGGCCGCGGGCCGGGCCGCCCAGGAATCCGCGCAGGCCCGCGCGGACCTGGTGCTGGTCGCCACCACCACGCCGGACCGGCGCTGCCCGGCGACCGCACCGGAGGTCGCCCAGCGGCTGGGCCTGGGCACCGTGCCCGCCTTCGACCTGGCCGCGGTGTGCTCCGGCTTCCTCTACGGCCTCGTCGTCGCCACCGCGCTGATCCGTACCGGTGTCTGCAGCCGGCCCCTGGTGATCGGCGCGGAGACCTACTCCCGCATCATCGACCCACTGGACCGGGACACCGCGGTCATCTTCGGCGACGGCGCCGGCGCGGTGCTGCTGCGCGCCGGGGACCGCGCCGAGCCGGGCGCCGTCGCCGCCACCGACTGGGGCTCCGACGGCGCCGGCAGCGACCTCATCGCGATCGCCGCCGGCGGCGCGCGACTGCCCGACCCGGCACGACGGTTGTGCCGCGAGGACCACTACTTCCGGATGCGCGGCCGGGAGGTGTACGGGCAGGCGGTGCGCCGGATGACCGAGTCCTCGCTCGCCGTCCTGGCCACGACCGGCTGGCCGCCCGCCGCGGTCGGGGCGTTCATCGGCCACCAGGCCAACCAGCGGATCCTCGACTCGGTCGCCGACCGGCTCGGCATCCCGCCCCGCCACCGCTACGGCAACCTCCGCGACATCGGCAACACCGCCGCCGCGTCCATCCCGCTGGCCCTCGCCGACACCGCCGCCCAGCACCGGATCCGCCCCGGCACGCCCACCCTCCTGACCGCCTTCGGCGGCGGACTCACCTGGGCCTCCGCGGCCCTGACCTGGCCCGCCGCCCGCCCCCTCGCCCGCCTCCCGGAACCCCGCACGACCAGCGCCAAGACCCGACCCGCACACCGGAGGAACCCCTCATGGACCCTGTCTACGACCACCTCGTGA
- a CDS encoding SDR family NAD(P)-dependent oxidoreductase, with protein sequence MTATPHDPFRLDGARALVTGASRGIGRATAVTLARAGADLALSARNQAALKETAALVEDEGRTAVLVPGDLAEPGTAEAVVDAAATALGGLDVVIHNAGVLPAQEDGTPTLVPLQDSAQVDWDHVLAVNLNATAALCRRAHRHLTASSRASLVLMSSLAGVAGTPRMEAYGASKAAQIALARSLAVGWAREGIRVNALCPGWTRTDMTSFAYSLEPLSEWLMAHVPLGRWAEPDEIARAALFLASPAASYLTGQALVLDGGVSVPDGGLAGISKPPSPFSA encoded by the coding sequence ATGACCGCCACGCCCCACGACCCGTTCCGACTCGACGGCGCACGCGCCCTGGTCACCGGCGCTTCCCGGGGCATCGGCAGGGCCACCGCCGTGACGCTCGCCCGGGCCGGCGCCGATCTGGCGCTGTCCGCACGGAACCAGGCCGCCCTCAAGGAGACCGCCGCGCTGGTGGAGGACGAGGGGCGCACCGCGGTGCTGGTCCCCGGCGACCTCGCCGAACCGGGCACCGCGGAGGCCGTGGTGGACGCCGCGGCGACCGCACTGGGCGGACTCGACGTCGTCATCCACAACGCGGGCGTGCTGCCCGCCCAGGAAGACGGCACGCCCACCCTGGTCCCCCTCCAGGACTCCGCGCAGGTCGACTGGGACCACGTCCTGGCGGTCAACCTCAACGCCACCGCCGCGCTATGCCGGCGGGCCCACCGGCACCTGACCGCCTCGTCCCGGGCCAGCCTGGTGCTGATGTCCTCGCTGGCCGGCGTCGCCGGCACCCCCCGGATGGAGGCGTACGGCGCGTCCAAGGCGGCGCAGATCGCGCTGGCCCGCAGCCTGGCGGTGGGCTGGGCGCGCGAGGGCATCCGGGTCAACGCGCTGTGCCCGGGCTGGACCCGCACCGACATGACGTCCTTCGCCTACTCCCTGGAGCCGCTGTCGGAGTGGCTGATGGCGCACGTCCCGTTGGGCCGCTGGGCGGAGCCGGACGAGATCGCCCGCGCCGCGCTGTTCCTCGCCTCCCCCGCCGCGTCCTACCTCACCGGGCAGGCGCTGGTGCTCGACGGCGGGGTCTCGGTGCCCGACGGCGGGCTGGCCGGCATCTCCAAACCGCCCTCCCCCTTCTCCGCCTGA